A window from Drosophila yakuba strain Tai18E2 chromosome 3L, Prin_Dyak_Tai18E2_2.1, whole genome shotgun sequence encodes these proteins:
- the LOC6533279 gene encoding Down syndrome cell adhesion molecule-like protein Dscam2 isoform X7, giving the protein MWISSRFYVILLLLNLDATCSEPFEAHLRGPGFVMEPPGRVEFSNSSGGWLDCSASGSPQPTVDWVHADGSAVTEIHGVRRVLRNGTLVLMPFAAAAYHQDVHNTIYRCIASNSVGRIVSRDVQVRAVVAQAYKVDVEVLSAARGCTAILRCVVPTFVKELVRVVSWVHEPAIYIYPSLQGDGKFHLLPTGELLIHNLQESDESQSFRCRSMHRLTRQVVVSSPTRLRINSHRGIISPSVVEHTAHVQVSQDEGAVLLCVAQGCPSPEYSWFTHNGAGPLPVLSGPRVRLLGPILAIEAVTGEDSGVYKCTAGNVGGEASAELRLTVATPIQVEISPNVLSVHMGGTAEFRCLVTSNGSPVGMQNILWYKDGRQLPSSGRVEDTLVVPRVSRENRGMYQCVVRRPEGDTFQATAELQLGDAPPVLLYSFIEQTLQPGPAVSLKCSAAGNPTPQISWTLDGFPLPSNGRFMIGQYITVHGDVISHVNISHVMVEDGGEYACNAENRAGRVQHAARLNIYGLPYIRLIPKVTAVSGETLNLKCPVAGYPIEEIHWERGGRELPDDIRQRVQPDGSLTISPVQKNSDSGVYTCWARNKQGHSARRSGEVTVIVPPSIEPFAFQEGLAEGMRTRTVCGVSRGDPPLKLTWLKDGDPLPDLLGANVTMLDQYSSLLSIPSLSATHSGEYTCVAKNPAAEIKYTALLQVKVPPRWIVEPVDANVERNRHIMLHCQAQGVPTPSIVWKKATGSKSGEYEEVRERPFTKLLGNGSLLLQHVKEDREGFYLCQANNGIGTGIGKVIQLKVNSSPYFSSTSRSVMVKKGDTALLQCAVSGDKPINIVWMRSGKNTLNPSTNYKISVKQEATPDGVSAELQIRTVDATDSGPYFCRASNLYGNDQQLVQLQVQEPPLPPSVLEAAMISSRSVNIKWQPKTLGTGDVTKYIVEFREADPLFVDQWQQIEVKDPPHFNAMIENLKPATRYAFRVIAEGSAGRSAPSQELIVRTEPQRPAGPPLSLSARPLSSTELLISWVAPLPELRHGDIQGYNVGYKLSSSGNTAYNFTSVSGDGDGGNGELLLSGLAKFARYTVVVQAFNQVGPGPLSEPTAAQTMEDVPSRPPEDVRCAALSSQSLQVSWQPPPIYHTNGLLQGYKLIFEPIIDDIQPSKDEVESRKTTALTMVLTGLRKYTNYSIQVLAHTRMGDGVVSKPLFCHSEEDVPEAPADIKVVSSSSQSLYISWLPPNEPNGVITKYSLYTRVVNGREELNNEKRSLPSQQAYYEAKGLHPHMEYQFWVTASTRVGEGKSSRVSSQITTNRIPARIISFGGPVVRPWRSTVTLPCTAVGKPKREWFKSDVALRQGGLHNSQLLDSGDLIISSLQLADGGNYSCQVDNGIGTDRLTHTLMVQVPPTAPVLYVTSATSSSILMHWKCGFTGNAPITGYTLFYRRANGNTDEMQLSRHASSHELKGLMCGSTYQIHLSAQNKVGTSPTSTILHVRTQGQSPGHPASTALLAPNSTSLLVRLHSWPDNGCPLLYFVLQYRAVTEDPDAEWVLVSNALKPQRRIVVNNLQPSTLYQLRMEAHNVAGISQAEFNFVTLTKDGDPPPPEIMHRGHGGQTNVIFANINLLIPTIAAVSGMFCTIIMIIVCYRHKQSQIQKESLENRANSEAAQRERYYATIHKVSMQNNDKIPETSEDISPYATFQLSEAGGNMSQPHHGGPANTLLHSFMYHERALAEGCSSPPPAASKNRRRHSRKTEPESEESESDQDQLTSSRTESSNQHEGKIKHSIIYHGAQSSTSSDLSPMSEQKSLPRRGRSRYHHQQYQFSTNTTPRHHNSNKMNNNTTSNTNTTATNTTATPSTSSNSNKILSPRGGNLKSISSTFKSQDSIQCHIPTLVKSPSISTQQQKQFHKQQLQNSSNNSQHSSSNPNSSSLKQQQPLLITPKLHQLEANGQELLGLDGIGNSPLVACMPPSSQFRPIPHKSIMPAHEPPHHHNHNQQSHPHQQQQQHPGTLLNPSTAMLSSKFFTAPTLPK; this is encoded by the exons ATGCCACCTGCAGTGAACCGTTCGAAGCCCACCTGCGCGGTCCCGGATTCGTGATGGAGCCACCTGGTCGGGTGGAGTTCTCGAACTCCTCCGGCGGCTGGCTGGACTGCTCGGCCTCCGGAAGTCCGCAGCCGACGGTCGACTGGGTGCACGCGGATGGTTCGGCGGTGACCGAGATCCATGGGGTGCGACGTGTCCTGCGGAACGGGACGCTCGTCCTGATGCCGttcgccgccgccgcctaCCACCAGGATGTGCACAACACGATCTATCGCTGCATTGCCAGCAATTCGGTGGGTCGCATCGTCTCGCGGGACGTGCAAGTGAGGGCGG TTGTGGCCCAGGCCTACAAGGTGGACGTGGAGGTGCTGTCTGCCGCGCGGGGATGCACCGCCATTCTGCGCTGCGTGGTGCCCACGTTCGTCAAGGAATTGGTACGAGTGGTCTCGTGGGTTCATGAACCCGCTATCTACATCTATCCCTCGTTGCAAGGCG ATGGCAAATTCCACTTGCTGCCCACCGGCGAGCTGCTCATCCACAATCTGCAGGAGAGCGATGAGTCGCAGTCCTTCCGCTGCCGCAGCATGCACCGCCTCACCCGCCAGGTGGTCGTCAGTTCACCCACCCGACTGCGTATTAATT CGCATCGCGGCATCATTTCGCCCAGCGTGGTGGAGCACACGGCTCATGTGCAGGTGTCGCAGGACGAGGGCGCGGTGCTCCTGTGCGTCGCTCAGGGCTGTCCTTCGCCCGAATACAG CTGGTTCACCCACAATGGAGCCGGACCCCTGCCCGTACTAAGTGGTCCTCGTGTCCGACTGCTCGGTCCCATTCTGGCCATTGAGGCCGTGACTGGCGAGGATTCCGGCGTCTACAAGTGCACGGCCGGCAATGTGGGCGGCGAGGCTAGTGCCGAGCTCCGGCTCACGGTGGCCACGCCCATTCAAGTGGAAATCTCACCGAACGTACTCAGCGTTCATATGGGCGGCACCGCGGAGTTCCGGTGCCTGGTCACCAGCAACGGCAGCCCCGTGGGCATGCAGAATATCCTGTGGTACAAGGACGGCCGCCAGCTGCCCTCCTCGGGCCGCGTGGAGGACACGCTGGTGGTGCCACGGGTGAGTCGCGAGAACCGCGGCATGTACCAGTGCGTGGTGCGACGTCCCGAGGGCGATACGTTCCAGGCCACCGCCGAGCTGCAACTGGGAG ATGCGCCGCCCGTGCTCCTCTACAGCTTTATCGAGCAGACCCTGCAGCCAGGACCAGCTGTGAGCCTCAAGTGCTCCGCTGCCGGCAATCCTACGCCGCAAATTTCATGGACACTGGACGGATTTCCGCTGCCATCAAACGGAAG ATTTATGATCGGACAATACATCACCGTGCATGGCGATGTAATTAGTCATGTTAACATAAGCCACGTCATGGTCGAGGATGGTGGCGAGTACGCCTGCAACGCCGAGAATCGCGCAGGACGAGTGCAGCATGCGGCGCgcttgaatatttatg GCCTTCCATACATTCGACTAATACCGAAGGTAACTGCCGTCTCCGGCGAGACATTGAATCTGAAGTGCCCGGTGGCCGGCTATCCCATCGAGGAGATCCACTGGGAGCGTGGAGGACGCGAACTGCCGGATGACATACGTCAACGTGTCCAGCCGGACGGCTCGCTGACCATCAGTCCCGTGCAGAAGAACTCCGATTCCGGCGTCTATACGTGCTGGGCGAGGAACAAGCAGGGTCACAGTGCCCGGCGGAGTGGCGAGGTGACGGTCATAG TGCCGCCGAGCATAGAACCGTTCGCCTTCCAGGAGGGTTTGGCCGAGGGCATGCGGACGAGGACCGTCTGCGGGGTGTCCAGGGGCGATCCGCCGCTGAAGCTCACCTGGCTGAAGGACGGTGATCCGCTGCCCGACCTTTTGGGGGCCAATGTCACCATGCTAGACCAGTACAGCTCCCTGCTGAGCATTCCATCGCTGTCGGCCACGCATTCCGGCGAGTACACGTGCGTGGCCAAGAATCCGGCGGCCGAGATCAAGTATACGGCCCTCTTGCAGGTCAAAG TGCCACCTCGCTGGATCGTCGAGCCCGTGGACGCGAATGTGGAGCGCAATCGCCACATTATGCTGCACTGCCAGGCGCAGGGTGTGCCCACACCCAGCATCGTGTGGAAGAAGGCTACAG GCAGCAAATCGGGAGAGTACGAGGAAGTCCGCGAGCGTCCCTTCACCAAGCTCCTGGGCAATGGctccctgctgctgcagcacgTGAAGGAGGATCGCGAGGGCTTCTATCTGTGCCAGGCCAACAATGGCATCGGCACCGGCATCGGAAAGGTCATCCAGCTGAAAGTGAACT CCTCGCCGTACTTCTCGTCCACGTCGCGCTCCGTGATGGTGAAGAAGGGCGACACGGCGCTGCTTCAATGTGCCGTCAGTGGGGACAAGCCGATTAACATTGTTTGGATGCGCTCGGGCAAGAATACGCTGAATCCGTCAACCAATTACAA GATCTCGGTGAAGCAGGAGGCCACACCGGATGGCGTGTCCGCCGAGCTGCAAATCCGCACCGTGGACGCCACCGACAGTGGTCCGTACTTCTGTCGGGCCAGCAATCTGTATGGCAACGATCAGCAGCTGGTGCAGCTGCAGGTGCAGGAGCCACCACTGCCACCCAGTGTCCTGGAGGCGGCCATGATCAGCAGTCGTTCGGTGAACATCAAGTGGCAGCCCAAAACTCTGGGCACCGGCGATGTGACCAAGTACATCGTGGAGTTCCGCGAGGCAGATC CTTTGTTCGTGGACCAGTGGCAGCAGATCGAGGTCAAGGATCCGCCACACTTCAATGCCATGATCGAGAACCTTAAGCCGGCGACACGTTACGCTTTCCGTGTGATTGCCGAGGGCTCGGCCGGACGCAGTGCGCCCAGTCAGGAGCTGATTGTGCGCACGGAACCACAGCGCCCAGCAGGACCTCCGCTTAGCCTCTCCGCCAGACCTTTGTCCTCCACCGAGCTGCTCATCAGTTGGGTGGCTCCATTGCCGGAGCTGCGACATGGTGACATTCAGGGCTACAATGTGGGCTACAAGCTGTCCAGTTCGGGCAACACGGCATACAACttcacttccgtttccggcgatggcgatggtggcAATGGAGAGCTACTACTCAGCGGACTGGCCAAGTTCGCACGATACACCGTGGTGGTGCAGGCCTTCAATCAGGTTGGGCCAGGACCTCTTTCGGAACCCACCGCAGCTCAAACTATGGAAGATG TTCCTAGTCGGCCGCCAGAGGACGTGCGCTGTGCCGCCTTGTCCTCCCAATCGCTGCAGGTGTCCTGGCAACCACCGCCAATTTACCACACCAATGGACTGCTGCAGGGCTACAAGCTGATATTTGAGCCCATCATCGACGACATTCAGCCCAGCAAGGACGAAGTGGAGTCCAGGAAAACAACCGCACTTACCATGGTGCTGACAGGACTGCGAAAGTACACCAACTACAGCATTCAGGTGTTGGCACACACGCGTATGGGCGATGGCGTGGTATCGAAACCATTGTTTTGCCACAGCGAAGAGGATGTTCCCGAGGCACCGGCTGACATTAAAGTGGTGTCCAGTTCATCGCAATCCCTGTACATCTCTTGGCTGCCACCAAATGAGCCGAACGGCGTGATCACCAAGTACAGTCTATACACACGCGTGGTGAACGGTCGCGAGGAGCTGAACAATGAGAAGCGTAGTCTGCCCTCACAGCAGGCCTACTACGAAGCCAAGGGACTGCATCCGCATATGGAGTATCAGTTCTGGGTGACGGCCAGCACGCGAGTGGGCGAGGGCAAGAGTTCGCGAGTGTCCTCGCAAATAACCACGAATCGCATACCGGCTAGGATTATATCCTTCGGTGGCCCAGTGGTGCGTCCTTGGAGATCCACCGTTACTCTGCCATGCACGGCGGTCGGAAAACCCAAGCGGGAGTGGTTCAAATCGGATGTGGCACTGCGGCAAGGTGGACTGCACAACTCCCAGCTGTTGGACAGTGGCGATCTAATCATCTCCAGCCTGCAACTGGCGGATGGTGGCAACTACAGCTGTCAGGTGGACAACGGCATTGGAACGGATCGACTAACGCACACCCTTATGGTCCAAGTGCCACCTACAGCTCCCGTTCTCTATGTCACGAGTGCCACCTCGAGCAGCATCCTGATGCACTGGAAGTGCGGCTTCACGGGCAATGCACCCATCACCGGCTACACCTTGTTCTATCGGCGTGCCAATGGCAACACGGACGAGATGCAGTTGTCGCGTCATGCCTCCAGTCATGAGCTCAAGGGCCTGATGTGTGGCAGCACGTACCAGATCCATCTGAGTGCCCAGAACAAGGTGGGCACCTCGCCCACCAGCACCATTCTGCACGTGCGCACCCAGGGTCAGTCGCCTGGTCATCCGGCCTCCACCGCCCTTCTGGCCCCCAACTCGACCTCGCTGTTGGTCCGCTTGCACTCCTGGCCGGACAACGGGTGTCCTTTGCTCTACTTCGTCCTGCAGTACCGGGCGGTTACCGAGGATCCGGACGCGGAATGGGTGCTAG TTTCCAATGCCTTGAAGCCACAGCGTCGCATAGTGGTCAACAATCTGCAACCATCGACGCTCTATCAACTCCGCATGGAGGCGCACAATGTGGCTGGCATCTCGCAGGCGGAGTTCAACTTTGTGACCCTGACCAAGGATGGTGATCCACCGCCGCCGGAAATCATGCACCGTGGCCATGGTGGTCAAACCAATGTGATATTCGCCAATATAAACCTGCTCATTCCAACCATTGCGGCGGTATCGGGCATGTTCTGCACCATCATCATGATCATCGTTTGCTACAGACACA AGCAAAGTCAAATTCAAAAGGAATCACTCGAAAATCGAGCAAATTCAGAGGCTGCACAGCGGGAGCGGTATTATGCCACCATTCACAAGGTGTCCATGCAGAACAACGATAAGATTCCAG AAACCTCCGAGGACATCTCGCCGTACGCCACCTTCCAGCTGTCGGAGGCTGGGGGCAACATGTCGCAGCCGCACCATGGCGGACCGGCCAACACGCTGCTCCACTCGTTCATGTACCACGAGCGGGCCCTGGCCGAGGGCTGCTCGTCGCCACCACCAGCCGCG TCCAAGAACCGGAGGCGCCACTCCAGGAAGACGGAGCCGGAGAGTGAGGAGTCGGAATCGGACCAGGACCAGCTCACCTCCAGTCGCACCGAGTCCTCCAACCAGCACGAGGGCAAGATCAAGCACA GCATCATCTACCATGGAGCACAATCAAGCACCTCCTCCGATCTGTCACCAATGTCCGAACAGAAATCATTGCCCCGCCGCGGTCGCTCCAGGTATCATCATCAGCAATATCAGTTTTCCACCAATACCACACCGCGCcaccacaacagcaacaaaatgaacaacaacaccaccagcaacacGAACACCACAGCCACCAATACGACAGCCACACCATCGACATCGAGCAATTCGAACAAAATTCTATCGCCGCGCGGCGGAAATCTAAAATCCATATCGAGCACCTTCAAATCGCAAGACTCCATACAGTGCCACATACCCACATTGGTCAAGTCGCCATCGATCAGTAcacagcagcagaaacagttCCACAAGCAGCAGTTGCAGAATAGTAGTAACAATTCCCAGCATAGTAGCTCCAATCCGAACAGTAGTAGTTTGAAGCAACAGCAGCCCCTCCTGATCACCCCCAAGCTCCATCAGCTGGAGGCCAATGGCCAGGAGCTGTTGGGGCTGGACGGTATTGGTAATAGCCCGTTGGTAGCCTGCATGCCGCCCTCCTCACAGTTCCGCCCCATACCACACAAGTCCATAATGCCCGCGCATGAGCCACcgcaccaccacaaccacaaccagcAATCGCATcctcaccagcagcagcagcagcatccggGCACACTGCTCAATCCCTCGACGGCCATGCTCTCCTCCAAGTTCTTCACAGCGCCCACGCTGCCCAAATAG